A section of the candidate division WOR-3 bacterium genome encodes:
- a CDS encoding phage holin family protein produces the protein MKLLIRWIIAAFSLFVAAWLVPGIRVEGNAWLIFTVMAVILGFVNAVIRPILALLTCSLIILTLGLFVLVINALTLWLASAIAVNWFGVGFYVDGFWSAFLGALIVSIVTVILSAVLKEPVRQRST, from the coding sequence ATGAAATTATTGATACGCTGGATAATTGCTGCCTTTTCGCTCTTTGTTGCGGCCTGGCTGGTGCCGGGCATCAGGGTCGAAGGTAATGCATGGCTCATTTTCACGGTGATGGCGGTCATCCTTGGTTTCGTAAATGCAGTGATTCGTCCGATACTTGCCCTGCTTACCTGTTCGCTAATTATCCTGACATTGGGTTTATTTGTACTGGTGATAAATGCATTGACGCTGTGGCTGGCTTCGGCTATTGCAGTCAACTGGTTCGGTGTTGGTTTCTACGTGGATGGTTTCTGGTCAGCATTTCTGGGCGCACTCATCGTAAGTATAGTAACCGTAATACTTTCTGCTGTGCTTAAAGAACCGGTGCGACAGCGTAGCACGTAA
- a CDS encoding CPBP family intramembrane metalloprotease → MSKRQKIAVFAPIALLASMYFVYRQLAHVYGSQLAWYAGFWIYWLSWGVTFSFAIARKEDILRLIRPRRPDTKVVLLVIFPLIMTVVFRVLTGSQYIKPSALWTVLLISTAFGNGFFEEVLWRGVYLNFFPESIFYSIIWPAFWFALWHYIPGSLSPNSNVIGLMIGSGLFGLYLGFLAKKTGSIWWCIVCHTLGGVVMIV, encoded by the coding sequence GTGAGTAAGAGACAGAAGATCGCTGTGTTTGCGCCGATTGCATTGTTGGCGTCGATGTATTTTGTCTACCGGCAATTAGCACATGTGTATGGCAGTCAATTAGCCTGGTACGCAGGGTTCTGGATATACTGGCTAAGTTGGGGTGTCACTTTCTCATTCGCGATAGCCAGGAAGGAAGATATATTAAGGTTGATCCGTCCGCGAAGGCCCGATACGAAGGTTGTGCTGCTCGTCATTTTTCCGTTGATAATGACTGTAGTGTTCAGAGTCCTTACCGGATCACAGTATATTAAGCCGAGTGCTCTCTGGACGGTTCTTTTGATATCGACTGCGTTTGGTAACGGGTTTTTTGAGGAAGTCCTGTGGCGTGGCGTATATCTAAATTTCTTTCCCGAGAGCATCTTCTATAGTATAATATGGCCCGCATTCTGGTTTGCTCTCTGGCACTATATTCCAGGTTCGCTTTCACCGAATTCGAACGTAATAGGACTGATGATTGGTTCTGGATTATTCGGGCTTTATCTGGGGTTTTTGGCTAAGAAAACCGGATCAATTTGGTGGTGCATAGTTTGTCATACACTGGGCGGGGTTGTTATGATCGTCTGA